In the Polyangiaceae bacterium genome, one interval contains:
- a CDS encoding PilZ domain-containing protein gives MDASFPEPGERRRHPRVALQAAAAISADGGDTAPASVRDISLGGACLVSERPPPVGTEVDIHVTSGKLRGVRLRAQVIQQRADSVGVRFADAPSLIEAMIQETVLAELSELSAFGALGAEFRCA, from the coding sequence ATGGACGCCTCCTTTCCCGAACCCGGCGAACGTCGACGACATCCACGCGTGGCTTTGCAGGCCGCTGCGGCCATCTCTGCGGACGGAGGGGACACCGCTCCTGCGTCGGTGCGCGACATCTCTCTTGGCGGTGCATGTCTCGTCAGTGAGCGGCCGCCTCCGGTGGGGACCGAGGTCGACATCCACGTGACCTCGGGAAAGTTGCGGGGCGTGCGCCTGCGCGCCCAGGTCATTCAACAACGCGCGGATAGCGTCGGCGTACGCTTCGCCGATGCTCCGTCCTTGATCGAAGCGATGATCCAGGAAACGGTGCTGGCGGAACTCTCCGAACTCAGTGCGTTCGGTGCCCTGGGCGCCGAGTTCCGCTGCGCCTAG
- a CDS encoding peptidylprolyl isomerase, with protein MTDVVFETNHGAFTVSLDEARAPQTAANILAYVDAGHYDGTIFHRVIDGFMVQGGGYDANYDKKSTLPPVQNEADNGLKNTRGTVAMARTSDPHSATAQFFVNVKDNAFLDHKAKSGSDWGYTVFGVVSDGMDVVDAIKSVKTGAAGPFSKDAPLEPVVIRSARRR; from the coding sequence ATGACCGACGTCGTCTTCGAAACCAACCATGGCGCCTTCACTGTGTCCCTCGACGAAGCGCGTGCGCCCCAGACCGCCGCCAACATCCTGGCGTACGTCGATGCGGGACACTACGACGGCACCATCTTCCACCGCGTGATCGACGGTTTCATGGTGCAGGGTGGGGGCTATGACGCGAACTACGACAAGAAGTCGACCCTTCCACCGGTGCAGAATGAAGCCGACAACGGCTTGAAGAACACCCGTGGAACGGTGGCGATGGCGCGCACGAGCGACCCGCACTCGGCCACGGCGCAGTTCTTCGTCAACGTGAAGGACAATGCGTTCCTGGATCACAAAGCCAAGTCCGGTTCGGACTGGGGCTACACCGTGTTCGGCGTGGTCTCGGACGGAATGGACGTGGTGGACGCGATCAAGAGCGTCAAGACGGGTGCGGCCGGGCCTTTCAGCAAAGACGCACCCCTCGAGCCCGTCGTCATCCGCAGTGCCCGCCGTCGCTGA